The following nucleotide sequence is from Paracrocinitomix mangrovi.
TAGTAAGGAAGGGATAAGTAAAATTTTTTTCATGCTAAGCGTTTAGTTTAGCTTCAAATTATTGAAAAAAAATGAATTAACCGCACTTGTGAATAAAATGAGATAAAGGTTTGTATACATATATGTAGTTTTGAGTGTGTTTTTACTTGTCCACAATCTTATTTATTAGGCTTAAATTATTTTCAGGTAATAATATTTGATCAAACAGCTTGAAATAAGAAAGTTAACAAATCTATTAGCTAAAATAAGCGAATCCCTTTGTTTATCATTGGTCTAGTATAATACTTAATTGGTCGAATAAATAAAATTTGAACCAATTGATTTTTAATTTTATAGCGTAAACACTAGTTACCTATGAAAAAATCTACACTACTTTTTGCGTTATTTGCAGCTCAACTATCATTTTCCCAAAACCCATTAAATATCCCACCACTTCTCAGTGGAAATTCAATGACGCTTACTTTACAAGAGGGAACAACTGATTTTTATAATGGCGTAACCACCAATACAATGGGAGCTAATGGCTCTTTGCTTGGTCCTACCCTGTTATTGAAAAAGGATTCTGCTGTTTCACTTGTTGTAGAGAATCAGTTGCAAGAATCTACTACCATTCATTGGCATGGACTACATGTTTCGGCTGAAAATGATGGAGGACCTCATAACATTATTGCTCCCGGAAGCAGTTGGAATCCACAATTTACTGTATTAGATAAGGCTGGTGTTTATTGGTACCATCCTCATTTGCACATGATGACAAATCAACATGTTTCAAAAGGAATTGCTGGGATGATAATCGTGCAAGATGCCGAAGAACAATCCTTAGGTTTGCCAAATGATTATGGGGTTGATGATTTTCCATTGGTGCTGCAGACCAAAGCATTTGACGGGACAGGGCAAATTGAAATAAACACCAATTTGGATACTTCTGTTATGGTAAATGGAACAGTTGATGCGGTGACAGACTTACCTGCTCAAGTGGTAAGAATGCGTATGCTAAATGGAGCATCTGAAAGAGTTATGGAAATTGGTTTTTCAGATAATAGATCTTTTGAATTAATAGGAACAGATGGAGGTTTATTAACAGCTCCTGTAACATTGACTAGATATCGCCTGGCACCTGGTCAAAGAATTGATATTTTGCTTGATTTAACTGGTGATGTGGGGCAGAATTTTCAATTAATGAGTTTTGCTTCTGAATTGCCTTCTGCTATTTACGGTGCTGCACAACCCGGTATGGGCCCTGGAGCAACATCTTCTTTAGTTGGATATACTTCAAATCCTTTAAATGGAGCAGATTATTCATTTTTAGACATTAATGTTGTTGCTCAAAATGGAAATCCTGTAACTACAATACCTTCAGCATTAGCTTCTTTTACTCCTTTACAAGAAGGTTCTGCAGATGTGAATAGAACGATCACTTTTACTTCTGCAGGAACTATGGGAGATTTAAATGGTCCATTTTTATTTAATGGTACTTCATTTGACATGAATGTAATTAACTACTACATACAGTTAGATGATATTGAGATTTGGACATTAGAAAATCAAACACCTATCTCCCATCCTTTTCATATCCATGATGTTCAGTTCTTTATATTAGATATTAATGGAAACCCTCCTCCTCCTGAATTACAGGGGTATCATGATGTGATATTGGTTCCCGGGGGAATGGGTAACGCAAGATTTATTGCATTATTCAATGATCATGAGAGTGATTCTTTACCATACATGTATCACTGTCATATGCTCACACATGAAGATGGTGGTATGATGGGCCAATTCATGGTAAATAGTATCGTAGAGAATATTGATGAAGAATCATCCAAAAATACAAGTAAAGCTTTTCCTAACCCTTCATCAAGTGGTGAATTTACTGTGGTTAGCGATTTGTTAATTCAACAATACAGTGTGTTTAGTGCAGATGGGAAATTAATTCAAGAAGAGAATATTGAGAATCTACAGCAATTAAACATCAAGCTGAACCAAAGTGGTATTTACATTTTGCAGATATCAGGTGATGGATGGACAGAACAACACAGATTGATTATTGATTAAAATTACCAGCTACTCAATAACTCAAACCGAATGATAATCTAAAGTTAATTTTTTAGTAGTTAATACATATGTTCGTATCAAATTTAATTGAATATGAAATCATTAGCAACATATGTGTTTATAATAAGCAGTATAATTTCTTTTGCGCAAACAACTTCAATTCCTGATTCAAATTTCGAGTCTGAACTGATCAATTTAGGTTTAGATTCAGGCACTCCAGATGGGATGGTGCTTACTGCAAGTATAGATACGGTTACATCCTTGAATGTAGAATTGTCTGGGATTTCTGATTTAACTGGTATTGAGGGTTTTACTGCTTTAATTGCATTAAATTGTGCCGCTAATAGTTTAACATCATTGGATATAAGTCAGAATTTAAATTTGAAGGAGCTTTATTGCCAGGCAAATAGCATTTCAAATATAGATTTGAGTAATAATATTTGGTTAGAACAAGTAAATATTGGAGGTTGTTCCTTAAGTGTTATAGATGTTTCTCAGAATGATTCAATAAGAACTCTAGATGTGTATGGTAATAATCTGAATACTATTGATATCAGCAATCTTACTAAATTATCGTTCTTAAGATGTTCATATAATAGCTTGAATAATTTAGATATTTCTCAAAATAACTTATTAGATACTCTTTATTGTGAAGGGAATAATTTAAATGCTTTGGACCTTAGTAACAACCCGTTATTAATTAACCTATACTGTTCATCAAACAACTTAAATGCATTAGACGTTACTAATCTTACTTTAGTACAATCAATTACTTGTTATGACAACAACATTGGCACGCTAGACTTAAGTAATGCTCCTCTACTAAATGCATTGTTTTGTTGGATCAATAATTTGAATTCTTTAGATGTGTCGAATAATCCAAATTTAGTTTATTTAGTTTGTTCAAGTAATAACATTAGTAGTTTGGATCTTTCAAATAATCCCCTTTTAGAAACTTTAAAATTTAATACCAACCAATTAACAACAATTGATTTAACACACAATCCTTCTTTGGAAATGTTAGAGTGTTTTGAAAACAATTTAACATCTTTAGATGTATCTCAAAATCCATTAGTTTGGGTAGTGAAATGTAATGATAACAACCTAAGTTGTTTAAATGTGAGCAATGGAAATAATAACAATATGTTTCATGGAGGGTTTGATTGTACAGGAAATCCATCTTTAAGTTGTATTGAAGTAGATAATTCTAACTATGCTTCCGCTAACTGGTTTAATATTGATATGACGGCGAGTTTTAGTAACGATTGTGCCAATGCTTGTTCTTCAGATGGCAGTACTAATGGATTTGATAGTGACGAATTTGAATTGGAGTTATATCCAAATCCAAGTGCAGATGGCCATTTCTATATTGAAAGTGATAAAGATATTTCCTCGATTACTATTCATACTTTGGATGGTCGTCTTTTATCAGAAAAACAAAGTGTCAACGGATTGAATACAGAAGTAATTTTAGCAGAAATTGGCATTTTTTTAATCAAAGTTTCTGGAGATAACTGGTCTAAACAATATAAAGTAATTGTAGATTAATAATTGAGCTTTCTGATATAGAAATCCTTATTAAAATTATCCGTTTCTGGAGAATCAGAACGGTAAATAGTAGTAATATAAGCATGAATAAATCGTATCAGATTGGCAAATCCAATAGTTTGCTTTTTCATTGACTTTGTATCGGGTTGTTTAAATTGTGATTTATAATAATAGCGCAGTAAGGAAATTGCTGTGTAAGACTCATGTCCAAACTCTATTTTATGAGTTGCATGAATCATTTTTGAATTAACAATCTGCTCAAAGAATCTAAAATCAAAACGTTCCTTTTTACCTGAGTTAGCGAACATTAAAATCGGAATTTGATAATCGGTTTTATGCTGTTGCATAATATCAAATAAGGTCGGCCATTTTTCTTTAACTTTAACTGAGTCATAGTATTCTAGCGTTGTTTCCATTGATACAAAGGCATCAAAACCTAAATCTTCATGCAACACTGAAAATCCGGATTGTGCTCCCCAACTGTGACCAATGTAAAATGAAGGGTTATCCCCTGCCACTTCTTGAATATACTTTGAAATAAACCTTGTGGCCGGATGGTCATAGTTCCAGTTATAAGGAGTTCCATAAACCTTTTCCTTTACTGGCCAATGAAAGTTGGATGAGATGAAAATAAAGCCATGCGAAGCAAAATATTCTGCCATGATAAAGTTTTCATCTGCCAACCCTTGTGCACCGTGATGATAAAATATTACAGGGAAAGAATCATTCTTTGAGAAAGCAACAGACTTACTTTTAGTAGTGATTTGCTTAATGATTTTTTGAACATCATACTCCGATTTACTTCCGTAATCAATGGGTTGATAGGTGTCAAAATCATTGGCGATATTGTACCATGCAAATGATGAATCCATGTGAGTTGTTAAGGCTTTGTAAACTTCTGATAAAGGGTTTTCCAATGAGCGATTTCTCAATTCATCATAGGTCAAGTAAGGGGTTTTAGAACCTTCATTGACAGGATGCCAAATACTAATAAAGAACGGGGTGCCGCCATTATAACCAAACCCTTCATAGTTGTGATTATTGTCAATTAGTACAGTATCATCAAATCCTATCTGGTAAGGTCCAAATTCTAGGTTTTCGTAAATATTATTCTGTGCCTTACCTTGAGTTAAAACAAGGAAAGCAAATACAAGGGGTAGTAGCTTTAACATATTTGTTTAATTGCCTTTATAATAAGCAGATATAAAGATGTTACAAAATTTTGAATCACAAGTAAAAAGACACCTTATTCAATAAATAAGATGTCTTTTGTTTTACTTTGGGTGATTGTGTTTATTTAAACTTAAATACTGAAAATGGAATACCTACTACCACATTAATTCCGAATTTTTTATTCCAAATGGTTTTGTATGGTATACCTTGATATAAATCAGACCATTGAAATAATAAGCTAGCTAATATATCTGGTCTATTCATCTCTTCAGTTGTTGTAGGCACATGGAACGTTGGCCCAAATGTTAGATCATATCTTGGGGTTTTATTCTGTCTAAATTTTGCAACTGTTGAAACAATTAGTCCAATTGAAGGGAGGCCTTCTTTTTTAAATCTGATTGGCCGAGTAAAGAAATCGAATTGCATCTTGCCTAGATTGGCATTCGAAATTGATCTTCCAAAATAGACTTCTTCTGAAGAAGTAACTGTTATTGATTTACCTGAAGTGTCAACACCAACGGCTACAACTGTATTTAATTGACTCAAATCTAAATCCCCTTCCCAGTTAGAAGTTCTGTAATATCCTCCACTTATCGAAATGAATAAATCTTCAGTTATTCCATAGGTAATCCCCCCATTCATCCCGAAAAGATGTTCAGTCTCTTTGTTAGTTCGATATACATTTGATGCGATTGAAGTATCATTGAAAGCGAAAGTGTTTCTAGTATTTTCATATCCTATTCGTGCAAATGGATAAACATAGCCTCCCTTATCTAGTTCAAATTCAAAGCCATATAATATGGATCCGTCAAATCCTGGTGCGTACCCTCCTTTACTAAATAATTTAGAGACACTTTTAGACATTGAATAACCAAGATCTACTTCAAAAATATGATTGTTTGCAATTGGTTTTTTACTGTTTTTAGCTTCCCAATCTTCGTTAATTGTTAATGAAAACCTACTGTCATTAACATTATAATCAAGCTTTGATCCCATGTCCCAAATAAGACCCGATTTTTCGGAAAATTTATTCAAAAAATTCTGACCAATTGAAAATGTCCCAATTGACATTAGTATTAAACTAAAAATTATATTTTTCATGACAATGGTGGATTAAAATCAGATAAGCTAAAATCAACATTTCCCTTTTCTGCTCTAGAGGCTGATTTGATCAAACCAGGCACTTTTTTTGTAGTTTCATTTATCGTGATATCAATTTGAAATTGAGCATATTTGGACCCTTTAATGACATAATCCAAGGAAATATTATCATCATCCATTTCTATTTCTTTTGTTTCTTCTCCAGGTCCTCTAAAATGAAAAACTTCAGTTTCTACTATAATACCAGCTTTTCTAAATCCCCCTTTCATTTCTATTTTTACATTTTTTTTCATCCGTTTAGATTTTGTTAATGAGTAGTAAATCAATTAGGTGCAAAGATGTATGTTTCAAATTAATTGATCCAGAGGGGTTTCCCCCAAATGTACGCAGGGATATTCCTGTAAATGAATTAAGTAGTAACCGAAATAATGGTTAGAAAGTACTGTATGAATAGGCGTTTTGGTCTACTTGACAGGTTTTTTCCAGATAGAAAAATCTAATTTTAAGGGAGCTCTATAGCCACATGCGATTAAATGTTTGCCACTTCTGTAATATCTACCATTTTCATAGGTAGTAATTCCTCTTTCAATAAAGAATTGATTGATGGCTGAATTTCTTGCTCCGGCATATTTTGCCCAACTGTCTGTTATTTCAAATTTACTCAAAGAGGTATCAACATAACAGGCATCATCATCAATAGTAAAAGGAAGCATTCTACTTTGGGCGTATGATCTTATAAAAGCTAATGTCTTTTCGTCCCTTAATCCATCAATTCCCGGATAATTTACAGGAAACAATCTGATGAAATTTTCATAAACCCTTGGGTTGGACATGAATGACACACCCACAGCTTGTCTGATTGGAAATAAGATACCTGCTTTTTTGCGTGCATACCATCTTCCCATTTTCCAAATTACATTCCCTTCATATAAATGATGTTTCAAAGCAATTCCAAACTGAATTACTAGCACTTTCTTTTTGCAGAAAGGAGTCATTTCTTTGGATGTATGGTAAAAGGATACACAAAGCACTATTTCCTTTTCTTTTAACAATACAATATCAAAATCAGCTTCTGTAGATACCCTCCAGTTTAGAAATTCTTGTTTAGTGTCTTCACCATAGTGAATGGCTATTAAATCGGCTATTTGGCTCTTTTCTTCAGCCAATAAAGTACCACTATTTCTTAGGATGTATTTTGACATTTAAATGTAGAGATAACAATGCCTTAATGTAGTTAATAAATTGATGTGAAATTAAAAAAATGACCTCAAAGACTTCTTTAATTAAAACGATTTAAAAAGCTAAAGTGTCTTCAGCCATCCCGTTAAACTTTTACGCTGGAAGTTTGACTGCAAAACTTCATGTTCAATATCGCTTGAAAAGAAAACTAATCTTCCCGGAATTGGATCAATTTTATGATCTCCATTTTTGTAAATCATCAATTCTCCCCCATTTCCTTCGATCCATTCATCATTTAAGTAGAGAACCATTGAGAATTTTCTTCGATCATCAGCATTGAACTGGTCTACATGACGTTGATAAAACGTTCCGGGTTCGTAGACTGCATAATGGAATTCGTGTGAATTTATCCCCGCATAACAAGTACGATTCAAATATTGAATAAATCCCTCAATCTTAGCAAAAAATGAAAGTTCAGCCGGAATCTCAGTATTTACATTTAGCCAATGAATTTTATCTGACCTAATAGAAGCTACTTTGGTTAAATTGAATTTATCACCAATACCTGCATGACGAAAGTTATCATTGTTGTATCTGGATAACAACGCTTTTCGAAGTCCTAGCTGCTCTTCGTCAGAGAACCAGCCGTCTACGGATCCAAAACCTTTTTCCAAAAGAATTTGAATCAATTGCTCATACTGTTGCTCCATTTTGATTTACTATATGTAAACCACGGATGGCATGCTTAATTTAGTTTGCTAAACTAATGAAATTGTGATTAGATTTAACTGTTTTCAGATTTTTGGAATAATTTCTGTAAATGGTATTTCAAAACCAATCCACAATACAATGAAAAAATTGATCCTTTTATTATCAATTTGTACGTTATCAGTAAGTTATGCTGCTTTTACAGATTTCAATATGTTTGATCACAGAAACAGATTAATTGGAATTTTGACAGTTGAACATACAGAGAAAGATAGTATTGCCAGTGTTCAAATCAAAAGTGAATTTTTTATCAGGAAATGGCCTAAAAAATGGAACGTCTCTGAAGATCTTAATAGTATTTACCATAACGGAAAGCTACATAAATCAGATTTGATGATCTATAAAAATGGGCAAATGGAGAAATCTGTCAGTACTTTTAAGAAAGGAGCTCAATATGCCTTCAATAAAAATGGAATCCCTAGAAATATTGATCCTGTTGGTTTTACAGAAAGCATGCTATTTATAAAGGAGCCCAAAGGTGTAACAGAAGTTTATTCAGAACATGATGGACTGAAGTATCCACTTAGTTTAGAAGGGGAAGGACTTTATCAGATGAAAGAAACCATAATGGGCAAAATATATGAGTTTGAATATGAAGATGGTAAACTCATGAAGGCTACCTTGTTTTATAAATTGTTGCAAATATATATTAGAAGAAAATAAAAAGGGTGCCTCATTACAAGACACCCCGGTTTATATGATACATGAAAAACTTATGCGTTTGCTGTAGTTGTTTTAAACTGATACTCTTCTTTTCTATTCATCCTAAAGAATACTATTAATAACATCAATCCGAATACTGAAGCCAAGACTCCGATTTTTATCCCTTGATTTGGATCATTTCCATCTACCGGGAATACAGGGAATGAGTAATGCTTTTCCGGTTCGCTTACTTTGTATAATAAAGAAGGATCATCTAGTTTCTTATAATACTCAGTTACATACTCTTTGTATTGTGTAGTATTCCATGAAGTCAAGGCATGAAGATTCTCTAATTCATTGGCTCTTCTCTTTACAACCCTTGCACAATATTCCTGACCGGCATCACACTTTAAATCAGATTGTACAGTATTGTGTAAGATGTATCTCCCTTGAAAATGCTCTTTATTTGGAGTTACCTGGAACAATAAATCTTGAGGATGTGTTTCTCTAGAATACCTTACATGCAGTCTGGTGAAAAACACATTATTAGCAGCTTGGTTGTTACTGTTAACAGCCCAATCTACACCAGCTTGTTTAAAGTCTGAAAAAATTGGTGGAGGTCCAACGCAAGGATCACATTTAACTCCCGAAAACTGAGGACTTACATTCCATGCATATTCTAGAAAGATTGCTTCCTTATCTTCTTTAGCGTGTGCCTTCTCAAATAAATCCACATAAAATTTCCCGAATTTTTCTCTTACAAAAGTTGGAACTTCTTGGTTTGTAGGGATTTTAGTAGTTCTGTAATTAGTGCACTCTACTCTACCTTGCTTAGTAAATGCATAAACAATCATGTCTTGCTCACCATTTGAATTGGCCATACCAAGTCTGATAGGCAACATAAATTTATCCGACTCATAAGTGATCTGTAATGGTCTAAGATTCTTAACATTATCAGTACCTACGCCGTCAATGTACTTTTTCACATTCCCCATTCCAGACATTTCATCCAGTTTTTCTGCATTTACCTTTACAACAAAGAATTTCATGTTGTTTTTAATATAAGGTTCCAACACTTCATCAGCTGTTTGAGGGATTTTGTATCCATTATCAATCAACCACTCTTTTAAACCGGTAGATTCTTTGGCAGACAAGATTAAAACATCATACTCCTCTACCTGGTATTGCGCTTCAATTTTCACTTTGTAGTCTTTGGAAACACTACTTGTTGCACCTGATAAATTATCAACTGACATGGTTGGAGCCATATCCATCAGACTGTAAATTCTATCTTCAGCAGTATAGCAAGGATCTGTGTCATAATATTCCACCAATCGTGGTCCTGAATAAGCATCTAACTTTCCAAACAAAGCAGATGGTACTACTCTGATATCTTCTCTTTTTAAAACAGAAGGTACCGGAACTACCATGGCAAAGTCTTTTACATCACCTTGAAAGTCGTTAGACATTGTAACAGTTGTTTTGTTACCATCTCTCACTAAAATTACCTGTGAGGTTTTATTAAACAATTTCGCATCAGCTTTTGCTACATAGAATCCGCAAAAACCAAAACCACTTGCAGCAGTAGCTGTCAACAGTAGCGACAATAGAATTTTTCTGATTTTCATATTTTAATTTTTAATAGTCGATAGTTTATTTAGCCAGCCATTCAAATTTGCCGGCAGGTAAAATTTTATCAAAGAATACCGTTATGGGAGTCATGAAAAACAGTACCCAAATTGGAGCGGTATAGATTTGTACATAGTTTCCAAGAATAAAAGTG
It contains:
- a CDS encoding multicopper oxidase domain-containing protein, with product MKKSTLLFALFAAQLSFSQNPLNIPPLLSGNSMTLTLQEGTTDFYNGVTTNTMGANGSLLGPTLLLKKDSAVSLVVENQLQESTTIHWHGLHVSAENDGGPHNIIAPGSSWNPQFTVLDKAGVYWYHPHLHMMTNQHVSKGIAGMIIVQDAEEQSLGLPNDYGVDDFPLVLQTKAFDGTGQIEINTNLDTSVMVNGTVDAVTDLPAQVVRMRMLNGASERVMEIGFSDNRSFELIGTDGGLLTAPVTLTRYRLAPGQRIDILLDLTGDVGQNFQLMSFASELPSAIYGAAQPGMGPGATSSLVGYTSNPLNGADYSFLDINVVAQNGNPVTTIPSALASFTPLQEGSADVNRTITFTSAGTMGDLNGPFLFNGTSFDMNVINYYIQLDDIEIWTLENQTPISHPFHIHDVQFFILDINGNPPPPELQGYHDVILVPGGMGNARFIALFNDHESDSLPYMYHCHMLTHEDGGMMGQFMVNSIVENIDEESSKNTSKAFPNPSSSGEFTVVSDLLIQQYSVFSADGKLIQEENIENLQQLNIKLNQSGIYILQISGDGWTEQHRLIID
- a CDS encoding T9SS type A sorting domain-containing protein, whose translation is MKSLATYVFIISSIISFAQTTSIPDSNFESELINLGLDSGTPDGMVLTASIDTVTSLNVELSGISDLTGIEGFTALIALNCAANSLTSLDISQNLNLKELYCQANSISNIDLSNNIWLEQVNIGGCSLSVIDVSQNDSIRTLDVYGNNLNTIDISNLTKLSFLRCSYNSLNNLDISQNNLLDTLYCEGNNLNALDLSNNPLLINLYCSSNNLNALDVTNLTLVQSITCYDNNIGTLDLSNAPLLNALFCWINNLNSLDVSNNPNLVYLVCSSNNISSLDLSNNPLLETLKFNTNQLTTIDLTHNPSLEMLECFENNLTSLDVSQNPLVWVVKCNDNNLSCLNVSNGNNNNMFHGGFDCTGNPSLSCIEVDNSNYASANWFNIDMTASFSNDCANACSSDGSTNGFDSDEFELELYPNPSADGHFYIESDKDISSITIHTLDGRLLSEKQSVNGLNTEVILAEIGIFLIKVSGDNWSKQYKVIVD
- a CDS encoding putative porin produces the protein MKNIIFSLILMSIGTFSIGQNFLNKFSEKSGLIWDMGSKLDYNVNDSRFSLTINEDWEAKNSKKPIANNHIFEVDLGYSMSKSVSKLFSKGGYAPGFDGSILYGFEFELDKGGYVYPFARIGYENTRNTFAFNDTSIASNVYRTNKETEHLFGMNGGITYGITEDLFISISGGYYRTSNWEGDLDLSQLNTVVAVGVDTSGKSITVTSSEEVYFGRSISNANLGKMQFDFFTRPIRFKKEGLPSIGLIVSTVAKFRQNKTPRYDLTFGPTFHVPTTTEEMNRPDILASLLFQWSDLYQGIPYKTIWNKKFGINVVVGIPFSVFKFK
- a CDS encoding 2OG-Fe(II) oxygenase, whose translation is MEQQYEQLIQILLEKGFGSVDGWFSDEEQLGLRKALLSRYNNDNFRHAGIGDKFNLTKVASIRSDKIHWLNVNTEIPAELSFFAKIEGFIQYLNRTCYAGINSHEFHYAVYEPGTFYQRHVDQFNADDRRKFSMVLYLNDEWIEGNGGELMIYKNGDHKIDPIPGRLVFFSSDIEHEVLQSNFQRKSLTGWLKTL
- a CDS encoding DUF6134 family protein yields the protein MKKLILLLSICTLSVSYAAFTDFNMFDHRNRLIGILTVEHTEKDSIASVQIKSEFFIRKWPKKWNVSEDLNSIYHNGKLHKSDLMIYKNGQMEKSVSTFKKGAQYAFNKNGIPRNIDPVGFTESMLFIKEPKGVTEVYSEHDGLKYPLSLEGEGLYQMKETIMGKIYEFEYEDGKLMKATLFYKLLQIYIRRK
- a CDS encoding DUF2330 domain-containing protein, with amino-acid sequence MKIRKILLSLLLTATAASGFGFCGFYVAKADAKLFNKTSQVILVRDGNKTTVTMSNDFQGDVKDFAMVVPVPSVLKREDIRVVPSALFGKLDAYSGPRLVEYYDTDPCYTAEDRIYSLMDMAPTMSVDNLSGATSSVSKDYKVKIEAQYQVEEYDVLILSAKESTGLKEWLIDNGYKIPQTADEVLEPYIKNNMKFFVVKVNAEKLDEMSGMGNVKKYIDGVGTDNVKNLRPLQITYESDKFMLPIRLGMANSNGEQDMIVYAFTKQGRVECTNYRTTKIPTNQEVPTFVREKFGKFYVDLFEKAHAKEDKEAIFLEYAWNVSPQFSGVKCDPCVGPPPIFSDFKQAGVDWAVNSNNQAANNVFFTRLHVRYSRETHPQDLLFQVTPNKEHFQGRYILHNTVQSDLKCDAGQEYCARVVKRRANELENLHALTSWNTTQYKEYVTEYYKKLDDPSLLYKVSEPEKHYSFPVFPVDGNDPNQGIKIGVLASVFGLMLLIVFFRMNRKEEYQFKTTTANA